The Thermosipho japonicus region CTTTGTACCTAACAGACATCTCTGGTACTTTGAATATTACACTCCAGGTAATTGTGGTATTTTCATGAAAATGAATAAACATCTTTATAGTGCACAAAGTAAATATCAAAGAATAGATATTTTCGAAACGGATTTCTTTGGTAGAGTTTTTTCATTAGATGGAATTACGATGACTACAGAAAAGGATGACTTTTTCTACCACGAAATGCTAGTTCATGTTCCAATGTTCATGCACCCAAATCCAAAAAAGGTATTAGTAATTGGTGGTGGTGACGGCGGAAGCGTAAGAGAAGTATTGAAACACAAAAGTGTAGAAAAAGTTATAATGTGTGAAATTGACGAAATGGTTGTCGAAGCAGCAAAAAAATATCTCCCTGTCACAGCTTCAAAATTGGATGACCCAAGGGTAGAACTTGTCTTTGAAGATGGATCTCAATTTGTAAGGAATTTTAAAAATGAATTTGATGTAATTATAATTGATTCAACTGATCCTACAGCAGGTGAAGGGGGACACTTATTTACTGAAGATTTCTATAAAGCATGTTTTGATGCTCTCAAGGAAAATGGTACACTTTCTGCCGAATCAGAAGATTGGTTGTACGATGGTGCCTGGTTAAGACTTGCATATTCTAGAATAAAGAAAGTATTCCCTGTTACAAAACTATACCTTGGATTTATGCCAACTTATCCAAGTGGTATGTGGGGTTACACATTTGCATCAAAAGGAATCGATCCTATTAAAGACTTTGATCCTGAAAAAGTTAAGAACTTTGGTGAAGAATTAAAATACTACAACGAAGAAATTCACAAAGCTGCATTTGCCTTACCAACTTTCTTAAAAAAGGAATTAGAAAATTTATAATGTATAAATCAATTTAATAATCTCTTGGATGGACAACTCGTCCATCCATTT contains the following coding sequences:
- the speE gene encoding polyamine aminopropyltransferase, translating into MSEEKIIDGMQYGFVPNRHLWYFEYYTPGNCGIFMKMNKHLYSAQSKYQRIDIFETDFFGRVFSLDGITMTTEKDDFFYHEMLVHVPMFMHPNPKKVLVIGGGDGGSVREVLKHKSVEKVIMCEIDEMVVEAAKKYLPVTASKLDDPRVELVFEDGSQFVRNFKNEFDVIIIDSTDPTAGEGGHLFTEDFYKACFDALKENGTLSAESEDWLYDGAWLRLAYSRIKKVFPVTKLYLGFMPTYPSGMWGYTFASKGIDPIKDFDPEKVKNFGEELKYYNEEIHKAAFALPTFLKKELENL